One part of the Treponema sp. OMZ 787 genome encodes these proteins:
- the polA gene encoding DNA polymerase I yields the protein MKDTIYVLDAYALIYRSYFAFISRPLTNSKGENVSAVFGFFKSLHSIFTEYNPKLFVTALDSLTPTFRHEMYKEYKATRDKTPDDLHAQIDKIEEILKIFKLPAVRCNGFEADDVIASISALAEKEGRECVIISGDKDLMQLVSKTTTMLKPGKIKAWEGLGAENVKEEWGVYPAGMLDLLSLIGDTADNVPGVKGVGPKTAVKLLEDYKTLDGIYANTENLKGALKTKIETGKEAAYFSKELIKLRFDVPIEKDLNTYSTSQMDYEAAARLFINEELPNIAKLYSEKIITEKTTIEKAPLEMLPQELGAGEEISLPQNKGDYKLVDEAEELFKIVDEAVKQGLASYDCETTSEDPLNAEISGFSLALKEGEAYYFPLKAPIPELGEEAPKLIAFKDAQKAVSKLFESKMTLIMHNGKFDIQAALSSKLAKGISANLFDTMIAAWLLDPARSSYGMDKLAESVLGLRTIRFKDIVRAGQNFSDVPLKEACPYAAEDADITLKFYNKFLPLLKKNNLEKLFFDLEMPITKLLTEMEIKGIFLKGEELDAYSKELGKELEECEKDIYKLVGHEFNIASPKQLQEVLFEERKLTPGKKTKTGYSTDTSVLENLASEDPVPAKILDYRALAKLKSTYTDTLPKMTDKNGRIHTSFIQTGTATGRLSSRDPNLQNIPIRGNEGRRIREAFHSEKGRVLISADYSQIELVILAHLSKDQNLVEAFNKGIDVHAKTASLIFAVDIKDVTQDMRRIAKTINFGVMYGMSAFRLASSLRIPRKRADEFIKAYFATYSGVSGFMAQVCQEAEQKGYVETIMGRRRYLPAINSKNKIEKAGAERIAVNTPLQGSAADIVKLAMLEVDKALKKQKLDAAILLQVHDELIIETSESEREKVMAIVKEKMEGVIKLSVPLRVSIESGMSWGEFH from the coding sequence ATGAAAGATACAATCTATGTTTTGGATGCCTACGCTCTTATTTACCGCTCTTATTTTGCCTTTATTTCAAGACCTCTTACAAACAGTAAGGGCGAAAACGTTTCGGCTGTCTTCGGCTTTTTTAAAAGCCTTCATTCCATATTTACCGAATACAATCCTAAACTATTTGTTACAGCCCTAGATTCCCTTACGCCCACATTTAGGCACGAGATGTACAAAGAATACAAGGCCACAAGGGATAAAACGCCCGATGACCTCCATGCTCAAATCGACAAAATAGAAGAAATTTTAAAAATCTTTAAACTGCCCGCAGTCCGCTGTAACGGCTTTGAGGCAGATGACGTAATCGCTTCAATATCAGCCCTCGCAGAAAAGGAAGGGCGTGAATGTGTGATTATTTCGGGCGATAAGGACTTAATGCAGCTGGTTTCAAAAACCACAACCATGTTAAAGCCGGGGAAGATTAAGGCATGGGAAGGCTTAGGAGCCGAAAACGTAAAAGAAGAATGGGGAGTTTATCCTGCCGGAATGTTAGACCTCCTCTCCCTCATAGGCGACACGGCCGACAATGTTCCGGGAGTAAAGGGGGTAGGCCCTAAAACGGCCGTTAAGCTCCTTGAAGACTATAAGACCCTCGACGGAATTTATGCAAATACAGAAAACTTAAAAGGAGCCTTAAAAACAAAGATAGAAACAGGAAAGGAAGCGGCTTATTTTTCTAAAGAGCTCATAAAACTCCGCTTCGATGTTCCTATCGAAAAAGATTTAAACACCTACTCTACTTCCCAAATGGACTATGAAGCAGCCGCCCGTCTTTTTATAAACGAAGAGCTTCCCAATATTGCAAAGCTCTATTCCGAAAAAATTATTACCGAAAAAACTACTATCGAAAAAGCACCTCTCGAGATGCTTCCGCAAGAATTAGGTGCAGGTGAAGAAATCTCCCTGCCTCAAAACAAGGGAGACTACAAACTTGTGGACGAGGCGGAAGAGCTTTTTAAAATAGTAGACGAGGCCGTAAAACAAGGCCTTGCATCATACGACTGCGAAACCACGAGCGAAGATCCTCTAAACGCCGAAATATCCGGCTTCTCCCTTGCTCTAAAAGAAGGAGAGGCCTACTACTTTCCATTGAAGGCCCCTATCCCTGAACTTGGGGAGGAGGCTCCCAAGCTCATAGCCTTTAAGGATGCCCAAAAGGCCGTATCAAAGCTATTTGAGTCAAAGATGACCCTCATAATGCATAACGGCAAATTCGACATTCAGGCAGCCCTTTCGTCAAAACTTGCAAAGGGTATTTCGGCAAATCTTTTTGACACAATGATAGCCGCATGGCTTTTAGATCCTGCCCGCTCTTCTTACGGAATGGATAAGCTTGCCGAAAGCGTTTTGGGTTTAAGAACAATAAGGTTTAAGGACATTGTAAGGGCCGGGCAAAACTTTTCGGATGTTCCGCTAAAGGAAGCCTGTCCCTATGCTGCCGAAGATGCAGACATAACACTTAAGTTTTATAATAAATTTTTACCCCTCTTAAAAAAGAATAATTTGGAAAAGCTCTTTTTTGACCTTGAAATGCCCATTACAAAACTTTTAACCGAGATGGAAATAAAGGGCATCTTTTTAAAGGGAGAAGAACTTGACGCTTATTCAAAAGAATTAGGAAAAGAACTTGAAGAATGCGAAAAGGATATTTATAAACTCGTAGGCCATGAGTTCAATATAGCATCGCCCAAGCAGCTTCAAGAAGTATTATTTGAAGAAAGAAAACTCACCCCGGGCAAAAAAACTAAGACGGGCTACTCTACCGATACCTCGGTACTTGAAAATCTTGCCTCAGAAGACCCTGTGCCTGCAAAAATCTTGGATTACAGGGCTCTTGCAAAATTAAAATCCACATATACCGATACCCTTCCCAAGATGACGGACAAAAACGGAAGAATCCATACAAGTTTTATTCAAACAGGAACCGCCACAGGCCGTCTTTCAAGCCGTGACCCAAACTTACAAAACATTCCCATACGCGGAAACGAGGGGCGGAGGATAAGGGAAGCCTTTCACTCTGAAAAGGGGCGGGTTCTTATCTCTGCCGACTACTCTCAGATTGAGCTTGTAATCCTTGCCCATCTTTCAAAGGATCAAAACCTTGTAGAAGCCTTTAATAAGGGTATAGACGTTCATGCCAAAACTGCAAGTTTAATCTTCGCAGTAGACATAAAGGATGTAACGCAAGACATGAGGCGCATAGCAAAGACCATAAACTTCGGCGTAATGTACGGCATGAGCGCCTTCCGCCTCGCCTCCTCTTTGAGAATTCCCCGCAAAAGGGCTGACGAGTTTATAAAGGCTTATTTTGCAACCTATTCGGGAGTGTCAGGCTTTATGGCTCAAGTCTGCCAAGAGGCCGAACAAAAAGGCTATGTTGAAACTATTATGGGAAGAAGGCGTTATCTTCCGGCTATAAACAGCAAGAACAAGATAGAAAAGGCAGGGGCTGAACGCATTGCAGTAAACACCCCCCTTCAAGGCTCGGCCGCCGACATAGTAAAACTTGCCATGCTTGAAGTCGATAAGGCCTTAAAAAAGCAAAAACTTGATGCGGCCATACTCTTGCAAGTTCACGATGAGCTTATAATAGAGACGTCAGAAAGCGAAAGAGAAAAAGTCATGGCCATCGTAAAAGAAAAAATGGAGGGCGTAATCAAACTTTCAGTCCCCTTAAGGGTAAGCATAGAATCGGGAATGAGCTGGGGAGAATTCCACTAA
- the citD gene encoding citrate lyase acyl carrier protein, whose product MQIKREAVCGTLQSNDCLVRIVPSEKLELDLKSSVLNEFGAQIKKTVQEVLDEFEVKNAKLFIEDKGALDCTIKARVETALRRANEK is encoded by the coding sequence ATGCAAATAAAACGAGAAGCGGTTTGCGGAACACTCCAATCAAATGATTGCCTTGTCCGTATTGTTCCTTCCGAAAAACTTGAACTTGATTTAAAAAGCTCTGTTTTAAACGAATTCGGTGCACAAATCAAAAAAACTGTGCAGGAAGTATTGGATGAGTTTGAAGTAAAAAATGCCAAACTCTTTATCGAAGACAAGGGCGCCTTAGATTGCACAATCAAGGCCCGTGTAGAAACAGCATTGAGGCGCGCAAATGAAAAATAG
- a CDS encoding CoA ester lyase, whose amino-acid sequence MKNRRSMLFMPGNNPGMLVSADILGADSIIYDLEDAVSLDEKDSARTLVRNALSFLNFTHSEITVRINPIDSPYWEKDLEAIIPVLPDGIVIPKASVDAVHSVEQKINEIKSEHKITKDFSFLMLVESARGIMDVNSIAKASPLIQGLLLGGEDYSVDMGIQRTRLSKELEYARFSLTTAAHAYGLDSLDTPFTDVEDFEGLRLDTAFSKSIGFSGRLVINPRQVEEIHKIFSPSAAEIERAQAILQAAEEAKQKGLGVFSFKGKMVDLPVIKRAQALYDSAKNWGLIK is encoded by the coding sequence ATGAAAAATAGAAGAAGTATGCTCTTTATGCCCGGCAATAATCCGGGAATGTTGGTGTCGGCCGATATTTTGGGTGCCGACTCAATAATTTACGATTTGGAAGATGCCGTTTCATTGGATGAAAAAGATTCGGCCAGAACCTTGGTGCGGAATGCTCTTTCCTTTTTAAATTTTACCCATTCCGAAATCACTGTCAGAATAAACCCTATCGATTCTCCCTATTGGGAAAAAGACCTGGAAGCTATTATTCCCGTTCTTCCGGACGGAATCGTAATTCCGAAAGCTTCAGTCGATGCAGTTCACTCGGTAGAACAAAAAATAAACGAGATAAAAAGTGAGCATAAGATAACAAAAGATTTCAGCTTTCTTATGCTTGTAGAATCGGCCCGCGGAATTATGGATGTAAATTCGATAGCCAAGGCATCCCCTCTAATTCAAGGCCTTCTTTTAGGCGGAGAAGACTACTCCGTAGATATGGGAATTCAGCGTACCCGTCTTTCAAAAGAACTGGAATATGCCCGCTTTAGTTTGACGACAGCAGCCCATGCCTACGGCTTGGATTCCCTCGACACCCCCTTTACCGATGTAGAAGACTTCGAAGGCCTAAGGCTGGATACGGCCTTTAGTAAGAGCATAGGCTTTTCAGGCCGATTGGTTATAAATCCCCGTCAGGTCGAAGAGATCCATAAAATATTTTCTCCTTCCGCTGCCGAAATTGAAAGAGCCCAAGCTATTTTACAGGCTGCAGAAGAAGCCAAACAAAAGGGCTTAGGCGTATTCAGCTTTAAGGGAAAGATGGTTGACTTACCGGTTATCAAGAGGGCTCAGGCTCTTTATGATTCTGCCAAAAACTGGGGCTTGATAAAATAA
- the citF gene encoding citrate lyase subunit alpha — MNNILGREGLDNPFKGAFVNKKNAKYELTKNVKPVFGKTLSSALDELKLHDGMTISFHHHLRNGDYVLDMVMREIQKRGIKDLTVMASSIFPCHEILVELMEDGTVTQLMTSYMSGPVAKAVSYGKCKKPVIMTTHGGRPRMILEKEVTIDAAFLASPCVDDQGNISGSEGKSFCGSLGYAAADAQMAKKTIAVTDTRVSKVKRPDIEGRFVDMVVEVDKIGDPAGIVSGTTQITKDPIGLKIARDCRTLIEHSGLFKNGFSMQTGAGGISLAVADEMHRAMKEKNIKGSFGCGGITGYFVKMLEEGLFEDLYDVQCFDLSAVDSTEKNANHHKISADLYANPNNPDHVAGKLDVVILGASEIDLDYNVNVTTGSDGIILGGSGGHADTAAGAKLSIIVSKLFNARISCLVDKVRTVTTPGETIDVFVTDRGIAINPRHADLIKKLKSETNLEIKTIEELKEIAESFTGKPQVKPRSAEVVGISTYRDGTVLDVINKA, encoded by the coding sequence ATGAATAACATACTTGGAAGAGAAGGCTTGGATAATCCTTTTAAGGGAGCCTTTGTAAATAAAAAAAATGCAAAATACGAGCTTACAAAGAATGTGAAGCCCGTATTCGGGAAGACCTTATCCTCCGCCCTTGATGAGCTTAAACTCCATGACGGCATGACTATAAGTTTTCATCATCACCTTAGAAACGGCGACTATGTTCTTGACATGGTAATGAGGGAAATCCAAAAAAGAGGAATCAAAGATTTAACCGTAATGGCTTCTTCAATTTTTCCCTGCCATGAAATTTTGGTTGAACTTATGGAAGACGGAACCGTTACCCAACTTATGACCTCTTATATGTCGGGCCCCGTTGCCAAGGCTGTAAGTTACGGTAAGTGTAAAAAGCCCGTAATTATGACCACCCACGGCGGTAGACCCAGAATGATTTTAGAAAAAGAGGTTACGATAGATGCAGCCTTTTTGGCATCTCCTTGTGTGGACGATCAAGGAAATATTTCGGGCTCTGAAGGAAAGTCGTTTTGCGGCTCCCTAGGTTATGCCGCAGCCGATGCTCAGATGGCAAAAAAGACTATAGCCGTTACCGATACAAGGGTTTCAAAGGTTAAAAGACCCGACATTGAAGGCCGCTTTGTAGACATGGTTGTTGAGGTAGATAAAATAGGAGACCCTGCAGGCATCGTAAGCGGAACAACTCAGATTACAAAGGATCCTATCGGCTTGAAGATAGCCCGCGACTGCCGCACCTTGATTGAACATTCAGGTCTTTTTAAAAACGGCTTTAGTATGCAGACAGGGGCAGGCGGTATTTCTCTTGCAGTTGCAGATGAAATGCACCGGGCCATGAAAGAAAAAAATATAAAGGGAAGTTTCGGCTGCGGCGGAATTACAGGCTATTTTGTAAAGATGCTTGAAGAAGGGCTTTTTGAAGACCTTTATGATGTTCAGTGCTTCGATCTTTCAGCCGTAGATTCTACCGAAAAAAATGCAAATCATCACAAGATTTCGGCCGATCTTTATGCAAACCCCAATAATCCCGATCATGTTGCAGGAAAGCTCGATGTCGTTATCCTCGGTGCAAGCGAAATAGACTTGGACTATAACGTAAACGTAACCACAGGTTCTGACGGCATAATATTGGGAGGTTCGGGAGGACACGCCGATACTGCAGCCGGAGCTAAGCTTTCGATAATAGTTTCAAAGCTCTTTAATGCCCGAATTTCTTGTCTTGTAGACAAGGTCCGCACGGTAACCACTCCCGGAGAAACAATCGATGTTTTTGTTACGGATAGAGGTATTGCAATTAATCCGCGCCATGCAGATTTAATTAAAAAGCTAAAATCCGAAACAAACCTTGAAATTAAAACTATCGAAGAATTAAAGGAAATTGCAGAATCCTTTACAGGCAAGCCTCAAGTTAAGCCCCGCTCTGCTGAGGTTGTAGGAATAAGCACCTACCGCGACGGCACTGTTTTGGACGTAATAAACAAGGCTTAA
- a CDS encoding DEAD/DEAH box helicase family protein → MEKSENKQFQYEIQDYQEACVNNIVSIFEALRWKKNFVEVLTEHKNKHKYNFPVQDTKNIDIMMETGTGKTFTFIKTIFELNRHYGYKKFIILVPSVPIREGTKTNLNDTKDYFKSFYANEQEKEIESFVYESGNISAVKQFIGTAHLSVLVMTPSSFNRGGNILNLPLEREINQPQLYENTDEPPKSYLECLKRLHPIVIMDEPHRFEGDAFKTYFDGFDNYYLRFGATFPKDKDSLPLSNVAYILDSISSFRQNLVKKIVVYTQDVVENTDTLIGIENKKAIVSTLTNGLVIRRELGNGAIFNGKSIKKILKDQLVLSDDSIEKVDYSLSDESLRAMIRQTIKIHFEKEKILFDQGIKALTLFFMESNIGLFRGENPKIKNFFEEEYQKERVRIIKNIDKSSEYYKYLQNDFDNDGNLKVHKGYFSGDKGKADEKVQAGVDEILKDKKKLLSFESSTRFIFSIWTLQEGWDNPNVFTICKLSNQGSEISKLQQIGRGLRICVNQDLQRYTLKKLHDDQESFWKINNLDVVVSNKEHGFVEAIQHEILSNSFLISKIFTEQELIKVLKEKSGFDDNTIVTLIDDVLKDKKMIVRKAIVDGHRVYEKSPNFLTILKAQNLPEEQEKALENLFATDISSYVQGEKNNNKKEKLFIKETHLKEFQNLWNTINKNAFYVLETLTEEQEAQLIRNIKVQIESVNIEQILLQTLKSELDVNKIGKQGAITEKLTDTVSYKSKVDYLELVRSLSNSTKTPISFVVKIFNALSDDFKNKMLCNNPEQAQKEIAEIIKKNLIAMLKANIKYDGINGTGLPNIFKTETSAGSDYGKTYLDIGSTGKFQKDITSDFSLKNKWIFEKVVEYDSDFELEIVEQDPDIQEIEIFAKLPRLKIKTPLGDYNPDFCYAIKSTEGQKLFLVVESKGYKTSTEISVDEKAKIDFAKKYFEALTEHYKNEKIKVSFKERINNTQLAALIMEK, encoded by the coding sequence ATGGAAAAATCGGAAAATAAGCAGTTTCAATATGAAATACAAGATTATCAAGAAGCTTGTGTAAATAATATTGTTAGTATTTTTGAAGCTTTACGCTGGAAGAAAAACTTTGTTGAAGTGCTTACGGAACACAAAAATAAACACAAATATAATTTTCCGGTGCAAGACACTAAAAACATAGATATAATGATGGAAACGGGAACGGGAAAAACCTTTACTTTTATCAAAACGATTTTTGAGCTGAACCGTCATTATGGATACAAAAAATTTATTATTCTTGTTCCTAGTGTGCCTATCCGTGAAGGAACAAAAACCAACTTAAACGACACAAAAGATTACTTCAAAAGTTTTTATGCCAACGAACAAGAAAAAGAAATTGAAAGCTTTGTTTACGAAAGTGGAAATATTTCAGCGGTGAAACAGTTTATCGGTACTGCACATTTATCGGTTTTGGTGATGACACCAAGCTCCTTTAACAGAGGGGGTAATATTTTAAATCTTCCGTTAGAAAGAGAGATTAATCAGCCTCAGCTCTATGAAAATACTGATGAACCGCCAAAATCATATTTGGAATGCTTAAAACGTTTGCACCCAATTGTGATAATGGACGAGCCGCATCGGTTTGAAGGGGATGCTTTTAAAACTTATTTTGACGGGTTTGACAACTATTATTTGCGTTTTGGTGCCACATTTCCCAAGGATAAAGATAGCTTACCACTATCAAATGTCGCATACATATTAGACAGCATTTCTTCGTTTCGACAAAATTTGGTTAAGAAAATTGTGGTGTATACTCAAGATGTAGTTGAGAATACAGACACTCTTATTGGTATTGAGAATAAAAAGGCTATTGTCAGCACTTTAACTAATGGGCTTGTTATACGGCGTGAACTGGGCAACGGTGCAATTTTTAACGGTAAAAGCATAAAAAAAATTCTCAAAGACCAATTGGTCTTGTCGGATGACAGTATTGAAAAAGTTGATTACTCTTTGTCTGATGAATCCCTTAGAGCCATGATACGCCAGACAATCAAGATTCATTTTGAAAAAGAAAAGATTTTATTTGATCAGGGGATAAAAGCTCTCACACTTTTTTTTATGGAAAGTAATATCGGTTTATTCCGAGGTGAAAATCCAAAAATCAAAAACTTTTTTGAAGAAGAATACCAAAAAGAGCGTGTAAGGATTATAAAAAATATAGACAAATCAAGCGAGTATTATAAATATTTGCAAAATGATTTTGACAATGACGGTAATTTGAAAGTTCATAAAGGGTATTTTTCAGGAGATAAAGGAAAAGCCGATGAAAAAGTACAAGCAGGAGTTGACGAGATACTGAAGGATAAAAAGAAGCTGCTTTCTTTTGAAAGTTCTACCCGCTTTATTTTTTCGATTTGGACTTTACAAGAAGGCTGGGATAACCCCAATGTTTTTACCATTTGTAAACTTTCCAATCAAGGAAGCGAAATATCAAAATTGCAGCAGATTGGGCGAGGCTTACGTATTTGTGTTAATCAAGATTTACAGCGATATACGCTTAAAAAATTACATGATGATCAAGAGAGTTTTTGGAAAATTAATAACCTTGATGTGGTTGTTTCAAATAAAGAGCATGGGTTTGTTGAGGCAATTCAACATGAAATTTTAAGCAATTCTTTTCTTATTTCAAAAATATTTACAGAGCAAGAACTCATTAAGGTTCTCAAAGAAAAATCAGGATTCGATGATAATACTATAGTTACTTTGATTGATGATGTTTTGAAAGATAAGAAAATGATTGTCCGCAAGGCAATTGTTGACGGGCATAGAGTTTATGAAAAATCCCCTAACTTTTTAACAATTCTGAAGGCGCAAAATTTACCCGAAGAACAAGAAAAAGCTCTTGAAAATTTATTCGCAACAGATATAAGCTCGTATGTTCAAGGAGAAAAGAATAATAATAAGAAAGAAAAATTGTTCATTAAAGAAACACACCTTAAAGAATTTCAAAACCTATGGAACACTATCAATAAAAATGCTTTTTATGTTTTGGAAACCTTGACCGAAGAACAGGAAGCTCAACTGATACGGAACATTAAGGTGCAAATTGAAAGTGTAAACATTGAACAAATATTACTGCAGACCCTAAAGTCTGAGCTTGATGTAAATAAAATTGGGAAACAAGGTGCAATTACGGAAAAACTTACCGATACAGTCTCGTACAAAAGTAAGGTTGATTATTTGGAATTGGTTCGCTCTTTGTCAAACAGCACAAAAACTCCTATTTCGTTTGTTGTAAAAATTTTCAATGCCTTAAGCGATGATTTTAAAAATAAAATGCTTTGCAACAATCCGGAACAGGCACAGAAAGAAATTGCCGAAATAATTAAGAAAAACTTAATCGCAATGCTGAAAGCGAATATTAAATACGATGGTATTAACGGCACAGGATTACCGAATATATTTAAAACCGAAACTTCTGCAGGTTCAGATTATGGAAAAACTTACTTAGATATAGGAAGTACCGGAAAATTCCAAAAAGATATTACAAGTGATTTTTCTTTAAAAAACAAATGGATCTTTGAGAAAGTGGTAGAATACGACAGTGATTTTGAATTGGAAATTGTTGAACAAGACCCGGATATTCAAGAAATTGAAATATTTGCCAAGCTGCCTAGATTAAAAATCAAAACACCTTTGGGTGACTATAATCCCGATTTTTGTTATGCAATTAAAAGTACGGAAGGACAAAAACTCTTTCTTGTTGTGGAATCTAAAGGATATAAAACGTCAACGGAAATATCGGTAGATGAAAAAGCTAAAATAGATTTTGCTAAAAAGTATTTTGAAGCATTGACTGAGCACTATAAGAACGAAAAAATTAAAGTATCGTTTAAAGAACGGATAAACAATACGCAATTAGCCGCATTAATAATGGAGAAATAA
- a CDS encoding site-specific DNA-methyltransferase yields MKKEDFIQAGFTVIGSEASENKLLRFLKENYPSIIKDNEIDLNELKALAGLPIDEKVNGYGLNFVGRNVARAKYAQKTAKELHLNTQLSKNIDTTQNLVLKGDNLDSLKILKSHYTGKIKCIYIDPPYNTNSSTDEVFIYPDKFDKEEAEVLGLVNLSEDDFARMAFSFKTKRSHNGWLSFMYPRLLLARDLLSNDGVIFISIDDNEQANLKLLCDDVFGEENFIVQMAIENNPKGRKNNIFIAESYEYCIMYAKNMNTIYADLPQDDKKYFLGIDKPQLNTRSQRRDQYGVFQQSKRQVSGRNKSNPLCKNSKNERCFTIYHFADNEKEDMILLDEYDCTNDRWVVSKEGQELISKGYVRYECVNNQTNQPSIPLYTKDTLKKMFKEHSLYFKTDGTIYEKERGNRQQLTSFLANKRFGLDLMTESATTKMEYLFGIKDIFPNSKAIDYIKALISQIPTADCTVLDFFAGSGTTGHAVMQLNAEDGGNRKFILCQIDEPIKEDKPAYKFCLDNNLPPVISSITVERLKRAGEKISKEIESENSTSGLFEEDKKQVPDIGFKVFDSVDAPKLDVDETGQISILFNDNDTLSRIYNMIFTVGLDEPTQVPEEVIKDCIYKIGNHYYITNSEKISKDVFADAIKKGSTGGKVFIDGWTASLNGTLQNYKEDVKIVF; encoded by the coding sequence ATGAAGAAAGAAGATTTTATACAAGCAGGATTTACGGTTATTGGAAGTGAAGCCAGTGAGAACAAGTTATTACGTTTTCTAAAAGAAAATTATCCGAGCATTATAAAAGATAATGAAATAGATCTTAATGAACTTAAAGCTCTTGCCGGTTTGCCTATTGATGAAAAGGTAAACGGCTACGGATTAAACTTTGTAGGCAGGAATGTTGCACGGGCAAAATATGCACAAAAGACTGCAAAAGAATTACATCTTAATACACAATTAAGTAAAAATATTGATACAACCCAAAACTTAGTGCTTAAAGGCGATAATCTTGACAGCTTAAAAATCCTTAAAAGCCATTATACGGGCAAAATAAAATGTATTTATATAGACCCTCCTTATAATACTAATAGTTCAACAGATGAAGTATTCATTTATCCTGACAAATTCGACAAAGAAGAAGCCGAAGTATTGGGATTGGTAAATTTAAGCGAAGATGACTTTGCCCGTATGGCTTTTAGTTTTAAAACTAAAAGGAGTCATAACGGATGGCTGAGCTTTATGTACCCACGTTTGCTTTTAGCAAGAGATTTATTAAGTAATGACGGTGTAATTTTTATAAGTATTGATGATAATGAACAGGCAAACCTAAAACTGCTTTGTGATGATGTTTTTGGGGAGGAGAATTTTATTGTACAAATGGCAATTGAAAATAATCCGAAAGGAAGAAAGAATAATATTTTTATCGCTGAAAGTTATGAATATTGTATTATGTATGCAAAAAACATGAATACTATTTATGCGGATTTACCGCAAGATGATAAAAAATATTTCTTGGGTATTGATAAGCCTCAACTGAATACACGTTCTCAACGACGAGATCAGTACGGAGTATTTCAACAAAGTAAACGTCAAGTCAGCGGACGAAATAAAAGCAATCCATTATGTAAAAACTCAAAAAATGAACGCTGTTTTACAATTTATCATTTTGCAGATAATGAAAAAGAAGATATGATTCTTCTTGATGAATATGATTGCACAAATGACCGGTGGGTAGTATCTAAGGAAGGACAGGAATTGATTAGTAAAGGGTATGTCCGATACGAATGTGTAAACAATCAAACGAATCAGCCTTCAATACCTCTATACACAAAAGATACTCTGAAAAAAATGTTTAAAGAACATTCTCTTTATTTCAAAACTGATGGTACAATCTATGAAAAGGAAAGAGGAAATAGACAACAGCTTACTTCTTTTTTGGCAAATAAACGTTTTGGATTAGATTTGATGACAGAATCTGCGACGACAAAAATGGAATATCTATTTGGCATTAAAGATATTTTTCCAAATTCTAAAGCTATCGATTACATCAAAGCACTGATTTCACAGATTCCTACAGCAGATTGTACTGTACTCGACTTTTTCGCTGGTTCCGGCACTACAGGACACGCCGTTATGCAGCTCAATGCAGAAGACGGCGGAAACCGCAAATTTATCCTTTGCCAAATAGACGAGCCTATCAAGGAAGACAAGCCCGCTTACAAGTTTTGCCTTGATAACAACCTGCCGCCCGTAATTTCCAGTATTACTGTTGAACGCTTAAAACGGGCAGGTGAAAAAATCTCCAAAGAAATTGAATCTGAGAATAGCACATCAGGTTTGTTTGAAGAAGATAAAAAACAAGTACCTGATATCGGTTTTAAGGTCTTTGACAGTGTCGATGCCCCAAAATTGGACGTAGACGAAACAGGTCAGATTTCAATTCTTTTTAATGACAATGACACATTAAGCCGTATTTACAATATGATCTTTACTGTCGGTTTAGATGAGCCGACTCAAGTTCCTGAAGAAGTGATAAAAGATTGTATTTATAAAATCGGCAATCATTATTACATAACCAATAGTGAAAAAATAAGCAAGGATGTCTTTGCTGATGCCATCAAAAAGGGCTCAACAGGTGGTAAAGTCTTTATTGACGGTTGGACTGCTAGCTTAAATGGAACTTTGCAAAATTATAAAGAAGACGTGAAGATTGTGTTTTAA